Sequence from the Microbacterium sp. AZCO genome:
ACTCGTCGCAGATGTAGACGCCCGGGCCCGCGATGAGCTGCTGCACCTGCTTCTGGCTCTTTCCGCAGAAGGAGCACTTGAACAGGTCGGCACTCTCACCGATGCGGGCCATGAGGCTCCTCCTCTTCGCGGACCGGCTGCCTGCCGGTGATGTCGAGCCTAACCGTTGCGGGGGCCCGGCGGCGGGATTGCGACACGCAATGTGGACCACTGCGGGGGCGTGTCCGCTCCCGGCGGAACGCCCCCCACGTTGAAGCCCCGCCGACCCGAGCGGGACGGCGGGGCTTCAACGGCGAAGGCTACTTCGTCAGCGCTGCCTGGCCGCGCTTGCGGGTCGTCAGCACCTGGTCGACGAGCCCGTAGGCGACGGCCTCTTCGGCCGACAGGATCTTGTCGCGGTCGATGTCCTTGTTGACCTCTTCCTTCGACTTGTGCGAGTGCTTCGCGAGCGTCTCCTCGAGCCAGGTGCGCATGCGGAGGATCTCCTGCGCCTGGATCTCGATGTCGGACGCCTGGCCGTGGCCCGCCTCGCCCATGGCGGGCTGGTGGATCAGGATGCGGGCGTTCGGCAGCGCGAGACGCTTGCCGGGCGCGCCGGCCGCGAGCAGCACGGCGGCAGCAGAGGCGGCCTGCCCCAGCACGACGGTCTGGATCTGCGGCGACACGTACTGCATGGTGTCGTAGATCGCCGTCATAGCCGTGAACGAGCCGCCGGGCGAGTTGATGTACATGATGATGTCGCGGTCGGGATCCTGGCTCTCGAGCACGAGGAGCTGCGCCATGACGTCGTCGGCCGAGGCATCGTCGACCTGGACGCCCAGGAAGATGACTCGGTCTTCGAACAGCTTGTTGTAGGGGTCCTGACGCTTGTAGCCGTAGGCCGTGCGCTCCTCGAACTGGGGCAGCACGTAACGGCTGCCGGGCATCTGGAGCGCCTGGGGCGCGGAGGGTCCGAAGGTGGGGGTCTGCATCGTGGGTTCTCTCTCTTTTCGCCTTCGGACTCAGTTCGCGGTTCCGCCGCCGCCGGTCACATCGACGGCGTGCTCGCGGATGTGGTCGACGAAGCCGTACTCGAGGGCCTCCTCGGCGCCGAACCAGCGGTCGCGGTCGCCGTCGGCGTTGATCTGCTCGACGGACTTGCCGGTCTGGGCCGCGGTGATCTCGGCGAGGCGGCGCTTCATGTCGAGGATGAGCTGCGCCTGCGTCTGGATGTCGCTCGCGGTGCCGCCGAAGCCTCCGTGCGGCTGGTGCAGCAGCACGCGGGCGTTGGGCGTGATGTAGCGCTTGCCCTTCGTGCCGCTCGTGAGCAGCAGCTGCCCCATCGAGGCGGCCATGCCGATGCCGACCGTCACGATGTCGTTCGGCACGAACTGCATGGTGTCGTAGATCGCCATGCCGGCCGTGATGGAGCCGCCGGGCGAGTTGATGTAGAGGTAGATGTCCTTCTGCGAGTCCTCCGCCGCGAGAAGGAGGATCTTCGCGCAGATCTCGTTGGCGTTCTCGTCACGCACCTCCGAGCCCAGCCAGATGATGCGGTCCTTCAGCAGCCTGTCGAAGACGCTCGTCGCGACAAGGGGTTCGGCCATGTTCACTCCTGTTTCGGGTGGTCGTGCCATTGAATCTACCGTCGAGCCCCGCACGCCCCGCCCGTGTTCGCCCTGGGCAGAGAAGGGCGCGCCTAGACGAGTTCCTGCGCGTAGCCGGTCACCGAGCGCATATAGCGGGGCAGGTGCGGCGCGAGCGCCTGAAGGGCGATGGATGCCGCGCGCACGGCGTCGCCCGACGACGCAAGCGCGAGCGCGTAGAACGCGGCCGTCGCATCGCGGAGGGGAGCATCCCTCCCCTTCTCGTACTCGGCACGCAGGAGGGCGAGGCTCTCCTCCAGCTTGCCCAGGTTGCGGATGGTGCTCGCGAGCTGGATGACTGCCTGCACGCGGCGGTCCTCGTCGAGCCCCGCCTCGAGTGCCCGGCGGTAGAGCGGCTCCGCCTCCTCCTCGAGCCCAGCGGAGTCGCGGGCGCCGGCGCGCTCGAACAGCGCCGCCGCATCGTCCTCGGGTCGCTCGGCGGCGACGGCGTCGATGAGCGCGATCCGCTCTTCGTCGGTGACATCGGCCGACCAGGCGTCGGCGATGCGTTCTTCCCAGGTCATGGCCTCTCCTCAGACGAAGGAGGGGGTGGATGCCGCGGCATCCACCCCCTCGTCATCACGCGAGCGCGATCACTCCTTGTCGGCCGCAGCCTTCTTCTTGGCGGGAGCCTTCTTCTTGGGCTTCTCCTCGGCCTCTTCGGCCTCGATGATCTCGTCGGCCTCGGCGGCGGCATCCACCAGCTCCTCGGCCTCCTCGACGACCTCGGCCTCGGCCTCGGTCTCGTCGTCGGTGGCGACGAAGCCGGTCAGGTCGACGGGAGCGCCGTTGGTGTCGACGACCGACACCTTGCCGAGAGCGAGGGCGAGCGCCTTGTTGCGGGCGACCTCGCCGACGATGGCCGGGAGCTGGTTCTGCTCCTGGATCGCGTTGACGAAGTCCTGGGGCGCCATGCCGTACTGGGCAGCCGACTGGATGAGGTACTGCGTGAGCTCGTCCTGCGAGACCTGCACGTCGAGCTTCTCGGCGATCGCGTCGAGCAGCATCTGCGTGCGGAACTGCTTCTCGCTCGCCTCGGTCACCTCGGCGCGGTGCACGTCGTCCTCCAGGCGACCCTCACCCTCGAGGTGGTTGTGCACCTCGTCCTCGACGAGCTGCGCGGGCACGGGGATCTCGACCTGCTCGAGCAGCTGCTCGATGAGCTTGTCGCGCGCGGCGGCGCCCTGCGTGAATGCCGACTGCTGACCGACGCGCTCCTTGAGGCTGTCGCGCAGCTCGGCGATCGTGTCGAACTCACTCGCCATCTGGGCGAAGTCGTCGTCGGCCTCGGGCAGCTCGCGCTCCTTGACGGCGGTGACGGTGACCGAGACCTCGGCCTCCTCACCCGCGTGGTCGCCGCCGATGAGGGTCGAGCGGAACGTCGTGTCCTCGCCCGCGGTCAGCGAGTCGATCGCCTCGTCGATGCCCTCGAGCAGCTCGCCCGAGCCGACCTCGTAGGACACGCCCTCGGCGCGGTCGATCTCGTTGCCGTCGATCGTGGCGACGAGGTCGAGCTCGACGAAGTCACCCTTCGCGGCGGGGCGGTCGACCGTCACGAGCGTGCCGAAGCGGGCACGCAGACGCTCGAGCTCCTCGTCGATCGCGGCCTCGTCGACCTCGGCGGCGTCGACCGTGACGGTCGTGCCCTCGAACGCGGGAAGCTCGAACTCGGGACGGACGTCGACCTCGACCTCGACCTGCAGGTCGCCCGAGAAGTCCTTGTCGTTCGGCCACTCGGTGACCTCGGCCGAGGGACGGCCGAGGACGCGCAGCTCGTTCGCCGCGACGGCCTCGCGGTAGAAGGTGTCCAGTCCTTCGCTCACGGCGTGCTCGAGCACGGCCGTGCGGCCGATGCGCTGGTCGATGATGGGTGCGGGCACCTTGCCCTTGCGGAAGCCGGGGATCTGGACGTCCTGCGCGATGTGCTCGTATGCGTGCGCGATGCTCGGCTTGAGCTCGTCCGGAGTGACCGTGATGTGCAGCTTCACCCGCGTGGGGCCGAGCTTCTCGACGGTGCTGTTGACCATGCCTGTTGTTCTCCTCGTCTGGACCGCGCGAGCGCACGGCTGCTGAAGGTCTGGGTCTGAGTTCACGGGGCCGTGATGTCGGGGCGACAGGATTTGAACCTGCGGCCTCCCGCTCCCAAAGCGGGCGCTCTACCAAGCTGAGCTACGCCCCGGGTGGGTGCGCACGCGCGCGTACGCCGAACGGCCCCGAGAAGTCTAGCCGACGCGCGCGTGCGGCGACTGTCCGGGCCCTGATGGGGACCGGTATTGTTCAGGCGAGAAACCTCGGGGGAAGGGAATGACCATGGCCACAGGCGACGGCGCAGGTCCCGATTACCACCACCGCAGGCGGATGCATCCGCGCCGCCCGCAGACGACGCTCGCCGAGCGCTGGACGCTCGTCGACGGGATCGACGTCTTCTATCGCGAGTCGGTGAACCCGCCGGACGCCCCGGTCATGATGCACGTGCACGGCTTCGGTCTGTCGGGTCGCTATCTTCTTCCCACGGCCGAGAAGCTGTCGGACGAGTTCCACACCCTTGTGCCGGATCTGCCCGGCTT
This genomic interval carries:
- a CDS encoding ATP-dependent Clp protease proteolytic subunit — protein: MAEPLVATSVFDRLLKDRIIWLGSEVRDENANEICAKILLLAAEDSQKDIYLYINSPGGSITAGMAIYDTMQFVPNDIVTVGIGMAASMGQLLLTSGTKGKRYITPNARVLLHQPHGGFGGTASDIQTQAQLILDMKRRLAEITAAQTGKSVEQINADGDRDRWFGAEEALEYGFVDHIREHAVDVTGGGGTAN
- a CDS encoding ATP-dependent Clp protease proteolytic subunit; protein product: MQTPTFGPSAPQALQMPGSRYVLPQFEERTAYGYKRQDPYNKLFEDRVIFLGVQVDDASADDVMAQLLVLESQDPDRDIIMYINSPGGSFTAMTAIYDTMQYVSPQIQTVVLGQAASAAAVLLAAGAPGKRLALPNARILIHQPAMGEAGHGQASDIEIQAQEILRMRTWLEETLAKHSHKSKEEVNKDIDRDKILSAEEAVAYGLVDQVLTTRKRGQAALTK
- a CDS encoding tetratricopeptide repeat protein translates to MTWEERIADAWSADVTDEERIALIDAVAAERPEDDAAALFERAGARDSAGLEEEAEPLYRRALEAGLDEDRRVQAVIQLASTIRNLGKLEESLALLRAEYEKGRDAPLRDATAAFYALALASSGDAVRAASIALQALAPHLPRYMRSVTGYAQELV
- the tig gene encoding trigger factor codes for the protein MVNSTVEKLGPTRVKLHITVTPDELKPSIAHAYEHIAQDVQIPGFRKGKVPAPIIDQRIGRTAVLEHAVSEGLDTFYREAVAANELRVLGRPSAEVTEWPNDKDFSGDLQVEVEVDVRPEFELPAFEGTTVTVDAAEVDEAAIDEELERLRARFGTLVTVDRPAAKGDFVELDLVATIDGNEIDRAEGVSYEVGSGELLEGIDEAIDSLTAGEDTTFRSTLIGGDHAGEEAEVSVTVTAVKERELPEADDDFAQMASEFDTIAELRDSLKERVGQQSAFTQGAAARDKLIEQLLEQVEIPVPAQLVEDEVHNHLEGEGRLEDDVHRAEVTEASEKQFRTQMLLDAIAEKLDVQVSQDELTQYLIQSAAQYGMAPQDFVNAIQEQNQLPAIVGEVARNKALALALGKVSVVDTNGAPVDLTGFVATDDETEAEAEVVEEAEELVDAAAEADEIIEAEEAEEKPKKKAPAKKKAAADKE